The following coding sequences lie in one Meles meles chromosome X, mMelMel3.1 paternal haplotype, whole genome shotgun sequence genomic window:
- the LOC123935169 gene encoding cytochrome c oxidase subunit 7B, mitochondrial, which yields MFPMARTALSRLRVQSIPQTVARQSHQKRTPDFHDKYGNAILASGATFCIAVWAYTATQIGIEWNLSPVGRVTPKEWRDQ from the coding sequence ATGTTTCCCATGGCCAGAACCGCTCTAAGTCGTCTCCGAGTTCAAAGCATCCCACAAACAGTGGCAAGGCAGAGCCACCAGAAAAGGACACCTGATTTCCATGACAAATATGGTAATGCCATATTAGCTAGTGGAGCCACTTTCTGTATTGCTGTGTGGGCATATACAGCAACACAAATTGGAATAGAATGGAACCTGTCCCCTGTTGGCAGAGTCACCCCAAAGGAATGGAGAGATCAGTAA